A window of Clostridium botulinum BKT015925 contains these coding sequences:
- a CDS encoding DUF6873 family GME fold protein translates to MKKLIVDYRISKKEENSLLKLGYDLLACPSSNKLYYAICGHPDIQIHIIDEKNIIVHKDIPPKFIEDLKKLDINVIISESSLSNKYPQDIVLNAVNFSKYFIHYLNYTDKNLLSEIKMLNKKLINTKQGYSKCSTAIVNDNAIITSDKNIAKSLQNENIDILLLPPGDILLPGLNYGFIGGTCGLIEKDVLAFYGDLKYYAYGTEVLDFLKKHKVEPIFLNEGKLIDRGSILRL, encoded by the coding sequence ATGAAAAAATTAATTGTAGATTATAGAATATCTAAAAAAGAAGAGAACTCTTTATTAAAACTAGGATATGATTTATTAGCTTGTCCTTCTTCTAATAAATTATATTATGCTATATGTGGACATCCTGATATACAAATTCACATAATTGATGAAAAAAATATTATTGTCCATAAAGATATTCCCCCTAAATTTATTGAAGATCTTAAAAAACTAGATATTAACGTAATAATATCAGAATCTTCTCTTTCAAATAAATATCCTCAAGATATAGTTTTAAATGCTGTTAATTTTTCTAAATACTTTATACACTATTTAAATTATACCGATAAAAATCTTTTATCTGAGATTAAAATGTTAAACAAAAAATTAATTAACACAAAACAAGGATATTCAAAATGTTCTACAGCTATAGTAAATGATAATGCTATAATAACCAGTGATAAAAATATAGCTAAATCTTTGCAAAACGAAAATATAGATATATTATTACTTCCTCCTGGAGATATACTTCTTCCGGGATTAAATTATGGTTTTATAGGAGGAACATGTGGACTAATAGAAAAAGATGTTCTTGCATTTTATGGGGATTTAAAATATTATGCCTATGGCACAGAAGTGCTTGATTTTTTAAAAAAGCATAAAGTTGAACCTATTTTTTTAAATGAAGGTAAATTAATAGATAGAGGTAGTATTCTAAGATTATAA
- the ytxC gene encoding putative sporulation protein YtxC, which yields MLLLTIICDDKEDIVDGLNEMKRYFEEKNFMLGISESMSSGLHFIKIFCSEIELSSKLKNKFSLYIANIIYNIVVKEFYREEMYSYLTDSYFFLKYEEMQEVINRSIEILSNSEKITDEDTIYCMNKKNDIIDKIKECIDENDTINIRGFITFRMKELRKDFECIVSKVVEKYMAKKEYDEFIKLLKYFVDVQESKIKELNIIIQDDGSYLIQDENKKDMMEDMFKELSGINSTQNVEDDDLIISGLITYCPENIIIYNKENSKNKEMINTIEEVFKGRVKFCEESKNCNKVKNTIKV from the coding sequence GTGTTATTATTGACAATAATATGTGACGATAAAGAGGATATAGTTGATGGGCTAAACGAAATGAAAAGATACTTTGAAGAGAAAAATTTCATGCTTGGAATTTCAGAAAGTATGAGTTCGGGATTACACTTTATTAAAATATTTTGTAGTGAAATTGAATTGAGTTCTAAACTGAAAAATAAGTTTAGTTTATATATAGCTAATATTATATATAACATTGTGGTAAAAGAATTTTATAGAGAGGAAATGTATTCCTATTTAACAGACTCATATTTTTTCTTAAAATACGAAGAGATGCAAGAGGTTATAAATAGAAGTATAGAGATATTAAGTAATTCAGAAAAAATCACTGATGAAGATACCATTTATTGTATGAATAAAAAAAATGATATAATAGATAAGATAAAAGAATGTATCGATGAAAACGACACTATAAATATAAGAGGATTTATTACTTTTAGAATGAAGGAATTAAGAAAAGATTTTGAGTGTATAGTAAGTAAAGTTGTAGAAAAATATATGGCTAAAAAAGAATATGATGAGTTTATAAAATTATTAAAGTATTTTGTTGATGTTCAAGAAAGTAAAATAAAAGAACTTAACATTATAATACAAGATGATGGAAGTTATTTAATACAAGATGAAAACAAAAAAGATATGATGGAAGATATGTTTAAAGAATTATCAGGTATTAATTCTACTCAAAATGTTGAAGATGATGATTTAATTATAAGTGGTTTAATAACTTACTGTCCAGAAAATATAATAATTTACAATAAGGAAAACTCTAAGAATAAAGAAATGATAAATACTATCGAAGAAGTTTTTAAAGGGAGAGTTAAGTTTTGTGAAGAAAGTAAAAACTGCAACAAAGTAAAAAATACAATAAAAGTATAA
- the thrS gene encoding threonine--tRNA ligase has translation MIKITLKDGKVLEMEKGLTVSEIAARISTSLRKKALGAKINGEKGELMDIINDDCSLEILTFEDQEGKDTLRHTASHILAQAVKRLYPDVKLAIGPSIENGFYYDFDAEFSFTPEILEKIEKEMNKIVKENLELKKFTLPRDEAIKFMKERNEDYKIELIEDLPEDAVISFYEEGEFVDLCAGPHVPSTKEVKAIKLLSVAGAYWRGNENNKMLQRIYGTAFTKKADLEQHLHMLEEAKKRDHRKLGKELGLFDLKEEGPGFPFFYPKGMILRNTLENYWREMHEKAGYGEIRTPIILNEKLWHQSGHWDHYKENMYFTKIDGEDYAIKPMNCPGSILVYKSDLHSYRELPIRLGELGLVHRHEYSGALHGLMRVRNFTQDDAHIFMTKEQITSEILGVIKMIDNFYGLFGFEYFVELSTRPEDSMGSDEDWEDATNGLVKALNEAGLEYKINEGDGAFYGPKIDFHLRDCLGRTWQCGTIQLDFQMPERFDLSYVGADGEKHRPVMAHRVIFGSIERFIGILTEHYAGAFPTWLAPVQVKIMNITDNQVEYCKEIEKTLKENGIRVELDLRNEKIGYKIREAQLQKIPYMLVLGDKEMNENTIAVRSRKQGDLGAMQLVDFVAMVKKEVQEKTNNL, from the coding sequence ATGATAAAAATAACATTAAAAGATGGAAAAGTATTAGAAATGGAAAAAGGATTAACTGTTTCAGAAATAGCTGCAAGAATAAGTACTTCATTAAGAAAAAAAGCTTTAGGAGCTAAAATAAATGGAGAAAAAGGAGAACTTATGGATATTATAAATGATGACTGTTCTCTAGAAATACTTACTTTTGAAGATCAAGAAGGTAAAGATACTTTAAGACATACAGCATCTCATATACTTGCTCAAGCAGTAAAAAGATTATATCCAGATGTTAAATTAGCCATAGGACCTTCAATAGAAAATGGATTCTATTATGATTTTGATGCAGAATTTTCTTTTACACCAGAAATACTTGAAAAAATAGAAAAAGAAATGAACAAGATAGTTAAAGAAAATTTAGAACTTAAGAAATTTACTCTTCCAAGAGATGAAGCAATTAAATTTATGAAAGAAAGAAATGAAGACTATAAGATAGAACTTATAGAAGATTTACCTGAAGATGCTGTAATTTCTTTTTATGAAGAAGGGGAATTTGTAGACCTTTGTGCAGGTCCTCACGTTCCATCAACAAAAGAAGTTAAAGCTATAAAATTACTTTCAGTAGCTGGAGCTTATTGGAGAGGTAATGAAAATAATAAAATGTTACAAAGAATTTATGGAACAGCATTTACAAAAAAAGCTGATCTTGAACAACACCTTCATATGCTTGAAGAAGCTAAGAAGAGAGATCACAGAAAATTAGGAAAAGAATTAGGATTATTTGATCTTAAAGAAGAAGGTCCAGGATTCCCATTCTTCTATCCAAAGGGAATGATATTAAGAAATACTTTGGAAAATTATTGGAGAGAAATGCATGAAAAAGCAGGATATGGTGAAATAAGAACTCCAATTATACTAAATGAAAAGTTATGGCATCAATCAGGACACTGGGATCATTATAAAGAAAATATGTATTTTACTAAAATAGATGGAGAAGATTATGCAATAAAGCCAATGAACTGTCCGGGATCTATATTAGTTTATAAGAGTGATCTTCATTCTTACAGAGAATTGCCTATAAGACTTGGAGAATTAGGACTTGTTCATAGACATGAATATTCAGGAGCATTACATGGTCTTATGAGAGTTAGAAACTTTACTCAAGATGATGCGCATATATTTATGACAAAAGAACAAATTACTTCTGAAATATTAGGAGTAATCAAAATGATAGATAATTTCTATGGTTTATTTGGATTTGAGTATTTTGTAGAGCTTTCAACTAGACCAGAAGATTCTATGGGAAGTGATGAAGATTGGGAAGATGCAACAAATGGTCTTGTTAAAGCGTTGAATGAAGCGGGGCTTGAATATAAGATAAATGAAGGAGATGGAGCTTTCTATGGTCCTAAGATAGATTTCCATTTAAGAGATTGTCTAGGAAGAACTTGGCAATGTGGAACAATTCAATTAGATTTCCAAATGCCAGAAAGATTTGATTTATCTTATGTAGGAGCAGATGGTGAAAAACACAGACCAGTAATGGCTCATAGAGTTATATTTGGAAGTATTGAAAGATTCATTGGTATTTTAACAGAGCACTATGCAGGAGCTTTCCCAACATGGCTTGCACCAGTACAAGTTAAAATAATGAACATCACAGATAATCAAGTAGAATATTGTAAAGAAATAGAAAAGACATTAAAGGAAAATGGAATAAGAGTTGAACTAGACCTAAGAAATGAAAAGATAGGATATAAAATAAGAGAAGCTCAACTTCAAAAAATTCCTTATATGCTAGTTCTTGGAGATAAAGAAATGAATGAAAATACTATAGCAGTAAGATCAAGAAAACAAGGTGATTTAGGAGCAATGCAACTAGTTGACTTTGTAGCTATGGTAAAAAAAGAAGTACAAGAAAAAACTAATAATTTATAA
- the infC gene encoding translation initiation factor IF-3 — MKKESLINEQIKDKEVRLISDDGEQLGIVSTKEALKIAEEKELDLVMISANGNPSVCKIMDYGKYLYEQTKKVKEAKKKQKIVSIKEIRLSPTIEEHDIEIKANRTKKFLQDENKVKVTVRFRGREADYSYKGKKILDLFVSKIGDVCIIEKQAKLEGRNMIMILAPKRA, encoded by the coding sequence ATTAAAAAAGAAAGCCTTATCAATGAACAGATAAAAGATAAAGAAGTAAGACTTATAAGCGATGATGGAGAACAATTAGGAATTGTAAGTACTAAAGAAGCTCTAAAGATTGCAGAAGAAAAAGAGCTTGATTTAGTAATGATATCAGCAAATGGGAATCCATCAGTTTGCAAGATAATGGACTATGGCAAATACCTGTATGAACAAACTAAAAAGGTAAAAGAAGCCAAAAAGAAACAAAAAATTGTAAGTATAAAAGAAATTAGACTAAGTCCAACAATCGAAGAACATGATATAGAAATAAAAGCTAACAGAACAAAAAAATTCTTACAAGATGAAAACAAAGTTAAAGTTACAGTAAGATTTAGAGGAAGAGAAGCTGACTATTCCTATAAAGGAAAGAAGATATTAGATCTATTTGTATCTAAAATAGGAGATGTTTGTATTATCGAAAAACAAGCAAAACTTGAAGGTAGAAATATGATTATGATATTAGCTCCAAAAAGAGCTTAG
- the rpmI gene encoding 50S ribosomal protein L35, which yields MPKMKTHRGAAKRFKKTGSGKLKRAKAFKSHILTKKSSKTKRNLRKSGLVSEAQEKVMKKLLPYI from the coding sequence ATGCCTAAAATGAAGACACATAGAGGTGCAGCAAAGAGATTTAAGAAAACTGGAAGTGGAAAACTTAAGAGAGCTAAAGCTTTCAAAAGCCACATATTAACAAAAAAATCATCTAAGACAAAGAGAAATCTTAGAAAAAGTGGACTTGTATCTGAGGCTCAAGAAAAAGTAATGAAGAAATTATTACCATATATATAG
- the rplT gene encoding 50S ribosomal protein L20 encodes MARVKRAIHARKKHKKILKLAKGYYGRRSRTFRNANETVLRAMNFAYVGRKLKKRDFRRLWIARINAATRMNGLSYSRFMNGLKLAGINMNRKMLSEIAINDEKAFADLVEVAKKQLNA; translated from the coding sequence ATGGCAAGAGTAAAAAGAGCGATACATGCTCGTAAAAAACATAAAAAGATATTAAAACTTGCAAAAGGTTACTATGGAAGAAGAAGTAGAACTTTTAGAAATGCTAACGAAACTGTATTAAGAGCAATGAATTTTGCTTATGTAGGAAGAAAGCTAAAGAAGAGAGATTTTAGAAGACTTTGGATAGCTAGAATAAATGCAGCAACAAGAATGAATGGATTATCTTATTCAAGATTCATGAATGGATTAAAACTTGCTGGAATAAATATGAACAGAAAGATGCTTTCAGAAATCGCTATAAATGATGAAAAAGCATTTGCTGATTTAGTAGAAGTAGCTAAAAAGCAATTAAACGCTTAA